The nucleotide window TAGTCCCGGTCAATGGGCCAACCAGCTCTGGCCAGGTCGTCAATGGGAGCACGGTGTTGCCGGTGCCTGTCCTACAGGCCGGCATGGCCCAGATCGTCCCGGTGGTACAACAGCCGGCTCCGGGCAACGTTTCCAGCCCCCTTCCCAAGGTCATGATCCCCCTGAGCAGCATCCCCACCTACAACGCCGCCATGGACTCCAACAGTTTCCTCAACAACTCCTTCAACAAGTTCCCCTACCCGACCAAGGCCGAGCTGTGCTGGCTCACGGTGGTGACCAAGTACCCGGAGGAGCAGCTGAAGATCTGGTTCACCGCCCAGCGGCTCAAGCACGGCATCAGCTGGACGCCGGAGGAGATCGAGGACGCCAGGAAGAAGATGTTCACCACCATCATCCAGGGGGTCCCTCAGCAGAccatcaccgtgctgcccagcCAGGTCACCACCACCAATGGTGGCCACCACCTCTTCCAGGCCAACTTCCCCTGCCAGCTGATGACCCAGGCGGGCAACATTGTGGTCACCCAGCCCAGTGGGATGGTGAAAGGACTCACCATGACGGGCTCCCACGTGGCGGTCAGCTTGGCCGCTATccccaggcagcagcagcagcagcagcagcagcagcagcagcaagacATCTCCAAGTTCCAGAAGCTTGGAGGAGCGACGGAGAAGATCGTTACCACGCTTTGCGCCGTCCCGTCAGCGATCGGCGGCTCGAGTCACCTCTCGTCCTCCAGCCTCATGTCCGAGTTCGGGACGTACAAGTACAAGAAGTCCAAGGAGCAGTTGGCGGCGCTGAAGCAGAGCTTCCAGCGGGCCCAGTTCCCCGAGCCCGACGAGGTGGACCGGCTGGTCAGGGTGACGGGTCTCCGGGGCAAGGAGATCCGCAAGTGGTTCAGCGACCGGCGCTACAACTACAAGAACCTCAAGTGCAACCAGTCCTTCGAGGCGGGAGGCCACAACCTGGTGGCGGCAGCCGCCGGGGCGGCCCTGGAGGAGACCCCCGtccccccgcccaccccgggcTCCCAGCCCTACCGCCGGCAGTGGCAGACCAGCTGCGACTTCACCCCGCCCAAGTTCAAGGGCAAGTCGGCCGAGCAGCTCAGCCTGCTGGAGCACAGCTTCAGCCTCGGCCCCTTCCCCGCGGAGGACGAGGTGGGCCGGCTCCGGTCCGAGACCAAGATGACCAGGAGGGAGATCGACCTGTGGTTCTCCGAGCGCAGGAAGATCAAGATGGACGAGCAGGAGGGGGGTCGCCAGGAGGACTCTGGGGTGGCCGACTCGGCCGGGGATGAGGAggacgaggaggaggaggtggacgaGGAGGAGGACTCGGACGGGGAAGGGACGCCCAGCGACAGCAGCTCGGTGGATATGAAGCAGGTCTTGCCCCGTCAGGAGCGGCAGAAGGTCAGCCCCCTGAAGATCTGCATGAAGGACGGCTCCAATGCCTGCGTCCAGCCCAATGCTGCGCAGGCCGCCAAGACCACGATACCCGgcggcctctccacctcctaCCATGCCCCCAAGTACAAGGGGCAGAACAAGAAGACAGTCCACCAGCTCCACCTGATGAAGCTTCAGTTCATGCGGACCCAGTGGCCCACGGTGGAGGAGTACGACGAGCTGGCCATCAGAGCCAGGCTGCCCAGGACCGAGGTTGTCCGCTGGTTCGGGGACGCCCGCTACGCCCTGAAGAACGGGCAGCTGAAGTGGTTCGACGACTACAAGAAGGGCATCTACGCCATCCGCTCGGGCAGCAACAGCCTCATCACCGACGTGCCGGCGGAGCAGTACAGGATCCGGCGCACGCCGGGCCGGAAGAGCGGCAAGGTGGTGCTCTTCGAGTACTACACCCAGCACCGCATGCTCCACGAGGAAGACCTCGACCGCCTCTGCGAGAAGTCCTGCATGAGCTATGAGCAGGTCAGGGACTGGTTCGCCGAGAAGCAGACCGAGGATGCCATGTACATGTCGGACTTCAGCAACGAGGACCTGCAGTCGACCAACGGCGAG belongs to Amblyraja radiata isolate CabotCenter1 chromosome 23, sAmbRad1.1.pri, whole genome shotgun sequence and includes:
- the zhx3 gene encoding zinc fingers and homeoboxes protein 3, which encodes MASKRKSTTPCMIPAKTLALRDPGVGVSLAYHDDDGQTLPQAFATDDHSAGEESYGENEGAVPDGFECKYCDFTGQDYHAFTVHVESAHSDACMGRLYVCVECNHSAHSQQALAEHNTLSHSVADNLKVSVIKMGNQMLPEQNLADSRGNLSSSSQENGKDMDSQAEISISKTPIMKMLKAKPDSKRISITHPGREEPSEEVGVANEAIKKVEGLEVVPVNGPTSSGQVVNGSTVLPVPVLQAGMAQIVPVVQQPAPGNVSSPLPKVMIPLSSIPTYNAAMDSNSFLNNSFNKFPYPTKAELCWLTVVTKYPEEQLKIWFTAQRLKHGISWTPEEIEDARKKMFTTIIQGVPQQTITVLPSQVTTTNGGHHLFQANFPCQLMTQAGNIVVTQPSGMVKGLTMTGSHVAVSLAAIPRQQQQQQQQQQQQDISKFQKLGGATEKIVTTLCAVPSAIGGSSHLSSSSLMSEFGTYKYKKSKEQLAALKQSFQRAQFPEPDEVDRLVRVTGLRGKEIRKWFSDRRYNYKNLKCNQSFEAGGHNLVAAAAGAALEETPVPPPTPGSQPYRRQWQTSCDFTPPKFKGKSAEQLSLLEHSFSLGPFPAEDEVGRLRSETKMTRREIDLWFSERRKIKMDEQEGGRQEDSGVADSAGDEEDEEEEVDEEEDSDGEGTPSDSSSVDMKQVLPRQERQKVSPLKICMKDGSNACVQPNAAQAAKTTIPGGLSTSYHAPKYKGQNKKTVHQLHLMKLQFMRTQWPTVEEYDELAIRARLPRTEVVRWFGDARYALKNGQLKWFDDYKKGIYAIRSGSNSLITDVPAEQYRIRRTPGRKSGKVVLFEYYTQHRMLHEEDLDRLCEKSCMSYEQVRDWFAEKQTEDAMYMSDFSNEDLQSTNGESDKAKVGPSMVADEACSDVTDNSDNWDIQSRDGPMELNEFDTENISEAE